One segment of Vulpes lagopus strain Blue_001 chromosome 8, ASM1834538v1, whole genome shotgun sequence DNA contains the following:
- the LOC121496988 gene encoding proline-rich protein 2-like produces MAGKPAPGCTRPPPRPRAAGPQTSCLAPARGRQDPPTPPPGSPRSRRGPHRTPAAGPHRRSESSQPALPGRPRRRPALSSRGQRGGPERRVSLETGPRPRDRCGSRPPPIPAHPGPAHSRRPAHTGPPRHAHCPAPPRQAPPPPTRPHPRPAHCPAPPPGRPGAAGQRVHPEPGASPKRGVRVPFQFVGGTEREPLEATQRPCGPRRRYGSLDGGVLRMGFRRMRRSSPLRDLRVPRAARPPRPIRGRAPPAPANQRASAARPGQSEGERRPSRPIGGPLGP; encoded by the exons ATGGCGGGGAAGCCAGCGCCAGGGTGCacgcgccccccaccccgacctcGAGCCGCCGGCCCCCAAACTTCCTGCCTGGCCCCGGCCCGGGGGCGTCAGGAcccccccacgcccccgcccGGCTCCCCGCGCTCCCGCCGGGGTCCCCACCGCACCCCCGCCGCGGGGCCGCACCGACGCTCGGAGAGCTCGCAGCCAGCGCTCCCCGGTCGGCCCAGGCGGCGGCCAGCGCTGAGCAGCCGGGGGCAGCGCGGGGGCCCAGAGCGTCGGGTTTCCCTGGAGACCGGCCCCCGCCCACGTGACCGCTGCGGCTCTCGGCCTCCGCCAATCCCCgcccaccccggccccgcccactccCGGCGCCCCGCCCACACAGGCCCGCCCCGACACGCCCACTGCCCGGCCCCGCCCagacaggccccgccccccccgacACGCCCACACCCGCGCCCCGCCCactgcccggccccgcccccgggccgcccAGGAGCAGCGGGCCAACGTGTCCACCCCGAGCCCGGCGCGTCTCCAAAGCGGGGTGTGCGGGTTCCGTTCCAGTTCGTGGGAGGCACGGAACGGGAGCCCCTGGAGGCGACCCAGAGGCCGTGCGGACCCAGGCGTCGCTACGGAAGCCTGGACGGAGGAGTCCTGAGGATGGGGTTTCGCAGGATGCGCAGGAGCTCTCCA CTCCGCGACCTCCGCGTgccccgggccgcccgcccgccccggccaaTCAGAGGGCGAGCGCCGCCCGCCCCGGCCAATCAGAGGGCGAGCGCCGCCCGCCCCGGCCAATCGGAGGGCGAGCGCCGCCCGTCCCGGCCAATCGGAGGGCCCCTCGGGCCTTAG
- the DUSP28 gene encoding dual specificity phosphatase 28, whose amino-acid sequence MRPGPAGRDLPGAASPAPPPFARVAPSLFLGSARAAACPALLARAGVTLCVNVSRQQPGPAAPGVAELRVPVFDDPAEDLLAHLEPTCAAMEAAVRAGGACLVYCKNGRSRSAAVCTAYLMRHRGLSLARAFQAVKSARPVAEPNPGFWSQLQQYEATLQSLPQPSPTGEPSGQGSRTGDEPQSEP is encoded by the exons ATGCGCCCGGGACCCGCCGGCCGCGACCTCCCCGGGGCCGCctcgcccgcgccgccgccgttCGCGCGCGTCGCCCCGTCCCTCTTCCTGGGGAGCGCGCGCGCCGCGGCCTGCCCGGCCCTGCTGGCGCGCGCGGGGGTCACCCTGTGCGTCAACGTCTCGCGCCAgcagcccggcccggccgcgcCCGGCGTGGCCGAGCTGCGCGTGCCCGTGTTCGACGACCCGGCCGAGGACCTGCTGGCGCACCTGGAGCCCACCTGCGCCGCCATGGAGGCCGCGGTGCGCGCGGGCGGCGCCTGCCTGGTCTACTGCAAGAACGGCCGCAGCCGCTCGGCCGCCGTCTGCACCGCCTACCTCATGCGGCACCGCGGCCTCAGCCTGGCGCGGGCCTTCCAG GCGGTGAAGAGCGCCCGACCGGTGGCCGAGCCCAACCCGGGTTTCTGGTCTCAGCTGCAGCAGTACGAGGCGACCCTGCAGTCCCTGCCCCAGCCGTCGCCGACCGGGGAGCCCTCAGGACAGGGCTCCCGAACCGGAGATGAGCCCCAGAGTGAGCCCTAG
- the RNPEPL1 gene encoding aminopeptidase RNPEPL1, translating into MAAQCCCCKAPGAEAAPARPPPEPPPALDVASASSAQLFRLRHLQLGLELRPEARELAGCLVLELCALRPAPPALVLDAHPALRLHSAAFRRAPAPAAAAAAAEPPCAFAFAAAGPGPPPPPLPAFPEAPGAEPACRPLAFRVDPFTDYGSSLTVTLPPELQAHQPFQVILRYTSTDAPAIWWLDPELTYGNAKPFVFTQGHSVCNRSFFPCFDTPAVKCTYSAVVKAPSGVQVLMSATQSSYVEEEGVYRFHMEHPVPAYLVALVAGDLQPADIGPRSRVWAEPCLLPTATSKLAGAVEQWLSAAERLYGPYMWGRYDIVFLPPSFPIVAMENPCLTFIISSILESDEFLVIDVIHEVAHSWFGNAVTNATWEEMWLSEGLATYAQRRITTETYGAAFTCLETAFRLDALHRQMKLLGEDSPVSKLQVKLEPGVNPSHLMNLFTYEKGYCFVYYLSQLCGDPQRFDDFLRAYVEKYKFTSVVAQDLLDSFLSFFPELKEQSVDCRAGLEFERWLNATGPPLAEPDLSQGSSLTRPVEALFQLWTAEPLDQAAASASAIDISKWRTFQTALFLDRLLDGSPLPQEVVMSLSKCYSSLLDSMNAEIRIRWLQIVVRNDYYPDLHRVRRFLESQMSRMYTIPLYEDLCTGALKSFALEVFYQTQGRLHPNLRRTIQQILSQGLGPGAEPSAEQASAAADSGVDADAPALLLGDEAPSSAISLRDVNVSA; encoded by the exons ATGGCGGCGCAGTGCTGCTGCTGCAAGGCGCCCGGGGCCGaggccgcgcccgcccgcccgccgcccgagccgccgcccgcCCTGGACGTGGCCTCGGCCTCCAGCGCGCAGCTCTTCCGCCTCCGCCACCTgcagctgggcctggagctgcGGCCCGAGGCGCGCGAGCTGGCGGGGTGCCTGGTGCTCGAGCTGTGCGCGCtgcggcccgcgccccccgcgctcgTGCTCGACGCGCACCCGGCCCTGCGCCTGCACTCGGCCGCCttccgccgcgcccccgcccccgccgccgccgccgccgccgccgagccgcCCTGCGCCTTCGCCTTCGCcgccgcggggcccgggccgccgccgccgccgctgcccgcCTTCCCCGAGGCGCCGGGCGCCGAGCCCGCCTGCCGCCCGCTGGCCTTCCGCGTGGACCCGTTCACCGACTACGGCTCGTCGCTCACCGTCACGCTGCCGCCCGAGCTGCAGGCGCACCAGCCCTTCCAGGTCATCCTGCGCTACACCTCGACCGACGCCCCCGCC ATCTGGTGGCTGGACCCCGAGCTGACCTACGGCAACGCCAAGCCCTTCGTCTTCACCCAGGGCCACTCAGTGTGCAACCGCTCCTTCTTCCCCTGCTTCGACACGCCCGCGGTCAAGTGCACCTACTCTGCCGTCGTCAAG GCCCCGTCGGGGGTGCAGGTGCTGATGAGCGCCACGCAGAGCAGCTACGTGGAGGAGGAGGGCGTCTACCGCTTCCACATGGAACACCCTGTGCCTGCCTACCTCGTGGCCCTCGTGGCCGGGGACCTGCAGCCGGCAGACATCGGGCCTAG GAGCCGCGTGTGGGCCGAGCCGTGCCTCCTGCCCACGGCTACCAGCAAGCTGGCGGGCGCAGTGGAGCAGTGGCTGAGCGCGGCGGAGCGGCTGTACGGGCCCTACATGTGGGGCAG GTACGACATCGTCTTcctgcccccctccttccccatcgTGGCCATGGAGAACCCCTGCCTCACCTTCATCATCTCCTCCATCCTGGAGAGCGACGAGTTCCTGGTCATCGACGTCATCCACGAGGTGGCCCACAGCTGGTTCGGCAACGCCGTCACCAACGCCACGTGGGAGGAGATGTGGTTGAGCGAGGGCCTGGCCACCTACGCCCAGCGCCGTATTACCACCGAGACCTACG GGGCTGCCTTCACCTGTCTGGAGACGGCCTTCCGCCTGGATGCCCTACACAGGCAGATGAAGCTCCTCGGAGAGGACAGCCCAGTGAGCAAGCTGCAGGTCAAGCTGGAGCCAG GAGTGAATCCCAGCCACCTGATGAACCTGTTTACTTACGAGAAGGGCTACTGCTTCGTGTACTACCTGTCCCAGCTCTGCGGAGACCCCCAGCGCTTTGACGACTTTCTCCGA GCCTACGTGGAGAAGTACAAGTTCACCAGCGTGGTCGCCCAGGACCTGTTGGACTCCTTCCTGAGCTTCTTCCCAGAGCTGAAGGAGCAGAGCGTGGACTGCCGGGCAG GGCTGGAGTTCGAGCGCTGGCTCAACGCCACGGGCCCGCCGCTGGCCGAGCCGGACCTGTCTCAGGGATCCAGCCTGACTCGGCCGGTGGAGGCCCTCTTCCAGCTCTGGACCGCGGAGCCTCTGGACCAGGCCGCCGCCTCGGCCAGTGCCATCGACATCTCCAAGTGGAGGACCTTCCAGACGGCGCTCTTCCTGGACCGGCTCCTGGATGGGTCCCCGCTGCCCCAGG AGGTGGTGATGAGCCTGTCCAAGTGCTACTCCTCCCTGCTGGACTCGATGAACGCCGAGATCCGCATCCGCTGGCTGCAGATCGTGGTCCGCAACGACTACTACCCCGACCTCCACCGGGTCCGGCGGTTCCTCGAGAGCCAG ATGTCCCGCATGTACACCATCCCGCTGTACGAGGACCTCTGCACCGGCGCGCTCAAGTCCTTTGCCCTGGAGGTGTTTTACCAGACGCAGGGCCGGCTGCACCCCAACCTGCGCAGGACCATCCAGCAGATCCTgtcccagggcctgggccccggCGCCGAGCCCAGCGCGGAGCAGGCCAGTGCCGCAGCGGACTCGGGGGTGGACGCGGACGCGCCAGCCCTGCTGCTCGGGGACGAGGCCCCCAGCAGCGCCATTTCTCTCAGGGACGTCAACGTGTCAGCCTAG